A stretch of Candidatus Sphingomonas phytovorans DNA encodes these proteins:
- a CDS encoding DUF5690 family protein has translation MTLLLGGLAAFGAYFAMYAFRKPFAAATFADIGGWHFEIDYKSALLIAQVFGYALSKLIGVRVIAEFGRRGRAALILALIGASWLALVLFALVPPPLSVACLFLNGLPLGMIWGLVFSYVEGRRASELLGAMLCASFILSSGVVKSVAVLFLHAGVPEIWMPAVTGAAFLPVLLVSLWWLERMPPPDARDEAERVARVPMLRADRAAFLREHGLSLLLLVAGYVLLTAIRDFRDNFAAELWTAMGYAGKAAMFSASELPVAVISLGGLAALMLVRDNMRALLAMHGVIIVGALLLGLSTLAFQAGLLAPLPWMILTGAGLYLAYTPFNAMLFDRMIAAIGKAGNAGFLIYVADASGYAGSVALLLFRSLAAPKMDWLPFFIHVSYATAIMVGALTILSALGFAMRGRSRNAHATA, from the coding sequence TTGACGCTCCTGCTCGGGGGACTGGCCGCCTTTGGTGCCTATTTCGCGATGTACGCCTTCCGCAAGCCGTTCGCGGCGGCGACCTTCGCCGATATCGGCGGCTGGCATTTCGAGATCGACTACAAGAGCGCGCTGCTGATCGCCCAGGTGTTCGGCTATGCGCTGTCAAAACTGATCGGGGTCCGGGTGATCGCCGAATTCGGCCGGCGCGGGCGCGCGGCCCTGATCCTTGCGCTGATCGGCGCATCCTGGCTGGCGCTGGTCTTGTTCGCACTGGTCCCGCCGCCCCTGAGCGTCGCTTGCCTGTTCCTCAATGGGCTGCCGCTGGGCATGATCTGGGGGCTGGTGTTCAGCTATGTCGAGGGTCGCCGCGCGTCGGAACTGCTTGGCGCGATGCTGTGCGCGAGTTTCATCCTCTCCTCGGGCGTGGTGAAGTCGGTCGCGGTGCTGTTCCTTCATGCGGGAGTGCCCGAAATCTGGATGCCGGCGGTTACGGGCGCGGCGTTCCTGCCAGTGCTGCTGGTGTCGCTGTGGTGGCTCGAGCGAATGCCGCCGCCCGATGCCCGCGACGAGGCCGAGCGCGTCGCGCGCGTGCCGATGCTACGCGCCGACCGGGCGGCCTTCCTCCGCGAACACGGGCTTTCGCTGCTGCTGCTGGTCGCGGGCTATGTACTGCTGACTGCGATCCGCGACTTCCGCGACAATTTCGCCGCCGAGCTGTGGACCGCGATGGGATATGCCGGGAAGGCGGCGATGTTCTCCGCGAGCGAGCTGCCGGTTGCGGTGATCAGCCTGGGCGGGCTCGCCGCGCTGATGCTGGTGCGCGACAATATGCGCGCGCTGCTGGCGATGCACGGCGTGATCATCGTCGGCGCGTTGCTGCTCGGCCTGTCGACGCTGGCGTTCCAGGCGGGGCTGCTCGCGCCGCTCCCCTGGATGATCCTGACCGGCGCGGGACTCTATCTTGCTTATACCCCGTTCAACGCGATGCTGTTCGACCGGATGATCGCGGCGATCGGCAAGGCGGGCAATGCCGGCTTCCTGATCTATGTCGCCGATGCCTCGGGCTATGCCGGCAGCGTCGCACTGCTGCTGTTCCGCAGCCTGGCGGCGCCGAAGATGGACTGGCTGCCCTTCTTCATCCATGTTTCCTATGCGACGGCGATCATGGTGGGGGCGCTGACGATCCTCTCGGCGCTCGGCTTCGCGATGCGCGGCCGCTCAAGGAACGCCCATGCCACAGCATGA
- a CDS encoding TIGR03364 family FAD-dependent oxidoreductase, protein MPQHDLIVVGAGIVGLAHALAAARRGKHVLVLDRDARANGASIRNFGFVTVTGQERGRIRELAMRSAAIWRDVAGSAGIAIEQEGLLLVAQRAEAVAVIDAFLATEMGRDCTRLGALELAARWPMVRGGTAALQSPHDLRVDSPLAIPKLAAWLSVAHGVDFAYGVAVNAVETGRVRSNIGVHEAEAVIVCPGDDWATLFPEIYSEAGITRCKLQMLRLAPPGWRLAAPVMSDLSMVRYLGYVALPEAAALRARLEAEAAEALAHGVHLIAVQGADGSLVVGDSHDYAPTPDPFSTAVIDDAILDAYAQVLGAPPAVIGRWTGTYASAAGHSIVRAPTEGVRLVVVTSGTGASTSFALAEDVIADLFGRN, encoded by the coding sequence ATGCCACAGCATGACCTGATCGTCGTCGGCGCGGGCATTGTCGGCCTTGCCCATGCGCTGGCCGCGGCGCGACGGGGCAAGCACGTGCTGGTGCTCGATCGCGATGCCCGGGCCAACGGCGCCTCGATCCGCAATTTCGGCTTCGTCACCGTCACCGGGCAGGAGCGCGGCCGGATCCGGGAGCTGGCGATGCGCAGCGCCGCGATCTGGCGCGACGTCGCCGGGTCGGCAGGGATAGCGATCGAGCAGGAGGGCCTGTTGCTGGTCGCCCAGCGCGCCGAGGCCGTAGCGGTGATCGATGCGTTCCTCGCGACCGAGATGGGCCGGGACTGCACCCGCCTCGGCGCTTTGGAGCTGGCGGCGCGCTGGCCGATGGTACGCGGCGGGACGGCCGCATTGCAGAGCCCGCACGACCTGCGTGTCGATTCACCGCTGGCGATCCCGAAGCTCGCCGCCTGGCTCAGCGTCGCGCATGGAGTCGACTTCGCCTATGGCGTCGCGGTCAATGCCGTCGAGACCGGCCGCGTCCGGTCGAACATCGGCGTGCACGAAGCGGAGGCTGTGATCGTCTGCCCGGGAGACGATTGGGCAACCCTCTTCCCTGAAATCTATTCAGAGGCCGGCATCACTCGCTGCAAGCTCCAGATGCTGCGGCTCGCGCCGCCGGGGTGGCGGCTGGCCGCGCCGGTGATGAGCGACCTGAGCATGGTCCGCTATCTCGGCTATGTCGCTCTGCCTGAGGCGGCGGCGCTGCGCGCGCGGCTGGAGGCCGAGGCGGCGGAAGCGCTGGCGCACGGCGTCCATCTGATCGCGGTGCAGGGCGCTGACGGATCGCTCGTGGTGGGGGACAGCCATGACTATGCGCCGACCCCCGACCCCTTTTCCACGGCAGTGATCGATGACGCGATCCTCGACGCCTATGCCCAGGTCCTTGGCGCGCCACCGGCGGTGATCGGGCGCTGGACGGGCACCTATGCTTCGGCCGCGGGGCATAGCATCGTCCGCGCGCCGACGGAGGGCGTGCGACTGGTCGTCGTCACCAGCGGCACCGGCGCGTCGACCAGCTTCGCGCTGGCCGAGGACGTGATCGCCGATCTCTTCGGGAGGAACTGA
- a CDS encoding phosphonoacetaldehyde hydrolase, whose amino-acid sequence MHPGLKAIVFDWAGTMIDFGSRAPVVALCRVFEQAGVPIREAEARADMGMAKRDHIRALLGNPRVAKAWAARYGAAASEEDVAALFGSIGPMMREAARDCAELIPGAADIAGRLQARGVAVGSCTGYTREMMVDILPRAAEQGYRPDMLVCAGETPQGRPSPLMLWKNLVELGAWPASACVKVDDAEVGIAEGRAAGVWTVGVAASGNALGLSREALAALAPEDRAERIARARAILTGAGAHVVIDTVADLPAALRELPIG is encoded by the coding sequence ATGCATCCGGGACTCAAGGCAATAGTGTTCGACTGGGCGGGCACGATGATCGATTTCGGCAGCCGCGCGCCGGTGGTTGCGCTGTGCAGGGTGTTCGAACAAGCCGGGGTGCCGATCCGCGAGGCCGAAGCACGCGCCGATATGGGCATGGCGAAGCGCGACCATATCCGCGCGCTTCTGGGCAACCCCCGGGTCGCCAAGGCCTGGGCCGCGCGATATGGCGCGGCGGCGAGCGAAGAGGACGTCGCGGCCTTGTTCGGGAGCATCGGCCCGATGATGCGCGAGGCGGCACGCGACTGCGCCGAGCTGATTCCAGGCGCGGCGGACATTGCCGGACGGCTCCAGGCCAGGGGCGTCGCGGTGGGATCCTGCACTGGTTATACGCGCGAGATGATGGTCGACATTCTGCCCCGCGCCGCGGAGCAGGGCTATCGCCCGGACATGCTCGTCTGCGCGGGCGAGACGCCGCAGGGGCGTCCTTCCCCGCTGATGCTGTGGAAGAATCTGGTCGAGCTGGGCGCCTGGCCGGCGAGCGCCTGCGTCAAGGTCGATGATGCGGAGGTCGGCATTGCCGAGGGCCGCGCGGCGGGCGTGTGGACGGTCGGCGTCGCGGCCAGCGGCAACGCCCTGGGGCTGTCGCGCGAGGCGCTGGCCGCGCTCGCGCCCGAGGATCGGGCCGAACGCATCGCGCGGGCGAGGGCCATCCTCACTGGCGCCGGAGCGCATGTCGTGATCGACACGGTCGCCGACCTGCCGGCCGCGCTGCGGGAATTGCCGATCGGCTAG
- a CDS encoding aspartyl/asparaginyl beta-hydroxylase domain-containing protein, with protein sequence MRLSRPFFQLPVLFEIEHLQAELAALPPESWVPHPDGLPGNSAVRLISAGGGETDSVHGQMLPTRWLAAMPFLRQALAGFGVVWGRSRLMRLAPGAHVPEHADINYHWHTRVRLHIPIFTRPEVRFHCDGQSVHMAAGEAWIFDNWRRHHVENQSSAERIHLVADTTGTAAFWQFACGQAPPRGQWRTIGRNPDAGQQLLTEGDQRSPVMPAAEVQWLVDDLRAELAVAIDTVEARARAAQFSMLLESFVFDWRQLCALHGIGGQGRADFLRLAGAVRKAAKPLADGLVMRTNEVGALLVLEKRVLQHLLAEMS encoded by the coding sequence ATGCGGCTGTCGCGTCCTTTCTTCCAACTTCCCGTGCTCTTCGAGATCGAGCATCTGCAAGCGGAGCTTGCCGCGTTGCCGCCCGAATCCTGGGTGCCGCATCCGGACGGCCTGCCCGGCAACAGCGCGGTGCGATTGATCAGCGCCGGCGGCGGTGAGACGGATTCAGTCCACGGGCAGATGCTGCCGACGCGCTGGCTGGCGGCCATGCCCTTCCTGCGCCAGGCGCTTGCGGGTTTCGGGGTGGTATGGGGCCGTTCGCGGTTGATGCGCCTCGCGCCGGGCGCGCATGTGCCCGAGCATGCCGATATCAACTATCACTGGCACACGCGGGTGCGGCTGCACATTCCGATCTTCACCCGGCCGGAGGTGCGCTTCCATTGCGACGGGCAGTCGGTGCACATGGCCGCGGGCGAAGCATGGATCTTCGACAATTGGCGCCGACACCATGTGGAGAATCAGTCCAGCGCCGAACGCATCCATCTCGTCGCTGACACCACCGGCACGGCGGCGTTCTGGCAGTTCGCTTGCGGGCAGGCGCCGCCGCGGGGGCAATGGCGGACGATAGGCCGGAACCCCGATGCCGGTCAGCAATTGCTGACCGAGGGCGACCAGCGTTCGCCGGTGATGCCCGCCGCCGAAGTGCAATGGCTGGTCGACGATCTGCGCGCCGAGCTGGCGGTCGCCATCGATACCGTGGAAGCCAGGGCCCGCGCCGCGCAGTTCAGCATGTTGCTGGAGAGCTTCGTGTTCGACTGGCGCCAGCTCTGCGCGTTGCACGGCATCGGCGGACAGGGGCGAGCGGACTTCCTTCGCCTGGCCGGCGCCGTGCGCAAGGCCGCGAAGCCCCTCGCCGATGGGCTCGTCATGCGCACCAACGAGGTCGGCGCGCTGCTGGTGCTCGAAAAGCGCGTGCTGCAGCACCTGCTCGCTGAAATGTCCTAG
- a CDS encoding sulfotransferase yields the protein MNFSERETLLEEARDLRSRQHVPEALAILARLQALDPLFSRLYQERGHCHVLLRDAPAAIDALCEAVRLNPTLPASWDMLEQLYRMLGDTAQATMSAQRLAILRQLPPQVVVANSLFADGDLSTAEEVIRDYLREDGDNVGALRLLARIRKDRDAFDEAEALLKSVLDRAPDYHPARLDYAMVLLQQQKHLQARQEAGHLLGHDPDNREYLKHYGAACVGLGDHEPVIDLYERLLAGQPQSGAEVADLRLWRANALKVTGRQQEAVVDYRASLMARPDYGVAWFSLANLKTYRFADGEIARMCAAESGPAVQDMDRIYLCFALGKALEDRGDYVSSWHYYERGNALRRVAGRYRPDVAESCARRIKRTFTAEFFAARADWGMDDPAPIFILGMPRSGSTLIEQILASHSRVEGTQELTEIGRYASELCDADPDCGLPLHPERLQRLTAEDARALGERFLAETRTHRRLGRPFFIDKMPNNFWHIGLIHLILPRSTIIDVRREPMGCCFGNLKQLFGTTNQEFSYGIGDIARHYRLYLDLMRHWDQVLPGRVLRVRYEDVVEDLEGSVRRMLEHIVLPFEPDCLSFHETRRSVRTPSSEQVRQPIGREGLAQWQHYAPWLAPLRDALGDALTGYRD from the coding sequence ATGAATTTCTCCGAGCGTGAGACCCTGCTGGAGGAAGCCAGGGACCTGCGCTCCCGCCAGCATGTGCCCGAGGCACTGGCCATCCTTGCGCGGCTCCAGGCCTTGGATCCCCTGTTCAGTCGCCTGTACCAGGAGCGCGGCCATTGCCACGTCCTGCTTCGCGACGCACCGGCCGCCATCGACGCACTGTGCGAGGCGGTGCGCCTCAACCCGACGCTGCCGGCGAGCTGGGACATGCTGGAACAGCTTTACCGCATGCTGGGGGACACGGCCCAGGCGACCATGTCGGCGCAGCGCCTGGCCATATTGAGACAGCTGCCTCCGCAGGTGGTGGTGGCGAACAGCCTGTTCGCCGATGGCGACCTCTCGACGGCGGAGGAGGTCATCCGGGATTATCTGCGCGAGGACGGCGACAATGTAGGCGCGCTGCGCCTCCTGGCGCGCATCCGCAAGGACCGCGATGCGTTCGATGAGGCCGAGGCGTTGCTGAAATCGGTGCTCGATCGCGCGCCGGACTATCACCCGGCGCGCCTCGACTATGCCATGGTGCTGTTGCAGCAGCAGAAGCACCTGCAGGCGCGGCAGGAGGCCGGGCACCTGCTCGGGCACGACCCGGACAACCGCGAATACCTCAAACACTATGGCGCTGCCTGTGTCGGCCTGGGCGATCATGAGCCGGTGATCGATCTATATGAAAGGCTGCTCGCCGGGCAACCGCAGTCGGGGGCTGAGGTCGCCGACCTGCGCCTGTGGCGGGCAAATGCCCTGAAGGTCACCGGCAGGCAGCAGGAAGCCGTCGTTGACTATCGCGCCTCCCTGATGGCCCGCCCCGACTATGGCGTGGCCTGGTTCAGCCTCGCCAACCTCAAGACCTATCGCTTCGCCGATGGCGAAATCGCGCGCATGTGCGCCGCGGAATCCGGGCCCGCCGTCCAGGACATGGACCGCATCTATCTATGTTTCGCGCTGGGCAAGGCGCTGGAGGACCGGGGCGATTACGTATCCTCATGGCATTATTACGAACGCGGCAACGCGCTTCGGCGTGTCGCCGGCCGCTATCGTCCGGACGTCGCGGAATCCTGCGCGCGCCGAATCAAGCGGACGTTCACCGCCGAATTCTTCGCGGCGCGCGCCGACTGGGGCATGGACGATCCGGCGCCCATCTTCATCCTGGGGATGCCGCGGTCGGGCTCGACATTGATCGAGCAGATACTGGCATCCCATTCCCGCGTGGAGGGCACGCAGGAACTGACTGAAATCGGCCGATATGCGAGCGAGCTTTGCGATGCCGATCCGGATTGCGGCCTGCCATTGCACCCCGAAAGGTTGCAGCGCCTGACCGCCGAGGACGCCCGGGCGCTCGGCGAGCGCTTCCTGGCCGAAACCCGGACTCATCGCCGATTGGGCCGGCCATTCTTCATCGACAAGATGCCGAACAATTTCTGGCACATCGGGCTGATTCACCTGATACTGCCCCGATCGACCATCATCGATGTTCGACGCGAACCCATGGGCTGCTGCTTTGGCAACCTCAAGCAACTGTTCGGCACGACCAACCAGGAATTCAGCTACGGCATCGGCGATATCGCGCGCCACTACCGCCTTTATCTCGATCTCATGCGACACTGGGACCAGGTGCTGCCGGGGCGGGTGCTGCGGGTGCGGTACGAGGACGTGGTCGAGGATCTCGAAGGCAGCGTGCGGCGCATGCTGGAGCATATCGTGCTACCCTTCGAGCCTGACTGCCTCTCGTTCCACGAGACCCGGCGCAGCGTGCGCACGCCCAGTTCCGAGCAGGTGCGCCAGCCGATCGGCCGGGAAGGCCTTGCGCAATGGCAGCATTATGCGCCCTGGCTGGCACCGCTGCGGGACGCGCTGGGTGACGCATTGACCGGCTACAGGGACTGA
- a CDS encoding aspartyl/asparaginyl beta-hydroxylase domain-containing protein produces MPVHPGAHHGPTANPRKTRTVRKLGPVDIVALRAAVLAIPEHVWDAENAGKPNKFEVLDETRHIVLRFIDSPRDWRGSHDRAAWPQWRGLLEPVLAQAVRGYGYQRGVFPRVMLARMAAGGVIHPHVDANPAARWPHKIHLPVSTNAGVVSFFGGEEHYFPPGEAVEVNNLGPHWVRNGGDTDRVHLIFEYYDADQPEPSWLEPFLLSGAAR; encoded by the coding sequence ATGCCCGTTCATCCTGGCGCTCATCACGGCCCCACCGCCAACCCGCGCAAGACCAGGACCGTTCGCAAGCTCGGTCCGGTTGACATCGTCGCCCTGCGAGCCGCCGTGCTGGCAATCCCCGAGCATGTCTGGGACGCTGAGAACGCCGGCAAGCCGAACAAGTTCGAGGTTCTGGACGAGACCCGCCACATCGTTCTCCGCTTTATCGACAGCCCCCGCGACTGGCGCGGCTCGCACGATCGCGCAGCCTGGCCGCAATGGCGGGGTTTGCTTGAGCCGGTGCTGGCGCAGGCCGTTCGCGGCTATGGTTATCAGCGGGGGGTGTTCCCCCGGGTGATGCTTGCAAGGATGGCGGCTGGCGGGGTGATCCACCCCCATGTCGATGCCAACCCCGCGGCGAGGTGGCCGCACAAGATCCATCTGCCGGTGTCGACCAATGCCGGTGTCGTGTCGTTCTTCGGCGGCGAGGAGCATTATTTCCCGCCGGGCGAGGCGGTGGAGGTCAACAACCTCGGCCCGCACTGGGTGCGCAACGGCGGCGATACCGACCGGGTCCATCTGATCTTCGAATATTACGACGCCGACCAGCCGGAACCGAGCTGGCTGGAGCCGTTCCTGCTTTCCGGCGCGGCGCGATGA
- a CDS encoding sulfotransferase family 2 domain-containing protein produces the protein MIVSHRHRFIFAAVPKTGTHSVRQALREQLGDGDVEQVGLFVNKRFPWEDLAAIRHGHLSLRQVRPYLGEDAFGSYFKFAFVRNPFDRFVSYCAFMLRGGDVFRQRPRDAMRHFLFVEPPEDHILFQPQASLLVGEDGETLLADKVGHVEDMQGSYDAICARLGIASRPLDRVNGSTRGDYRHYYDQALIDGVAARYAQDLELFGYTFEGMR, from the coding sequence ATGATCGTTTCCCATCGCCACCGTTTCATTTTCGCCGCGGTGCCCAAGACCGGCACCCATTCAGTGCGGCAGGCCCTGCGCGAGCAACTGGGCGACGGGGACGTCGAACAGGTGGGGTTGTTCGTCAACAAGCGCTTCCCGTGGGAGGATCTGGCGGCGATCCGGCATGGCCATTTGTCGCTGCGGCAGGTGCGTCCCTATCTCGGCGAGGACGCTTTCGGCAGCTATTTCAAATTTGCCTTCGTGCGCAATCCGTTCGACCGCTTCGTCTCCTACTGCGCCTTCATGTTGCGTGGTGGCGATGTCTTCCGGCAGCGGCCGCGCGACGCGATGCGCCATTTTCTGTTCGTCGAGCCGCCGGAAGACCATATCCTGTTCCAGCCCCAGGCATCGCTGCTGGTGGGTGAGGATGGCGAGACCCTGCTGGCCGACAAGGTCGGCCATGTCGAGGACATGCAGGGTTCGTACGATGCGATCTGCGCGCGCCTCGGCATTGCCTCCCGCCCGCTCGACCGAGTCAACGGCAGCACGCGCGGCGACTATCGCCATTATTACGATCAGGCTTTGATCGACGGCGTCGCCGCACGCTACGCACAGGATCTGGAACTGTTCGGCTACACTTTCGAAGGCATGCGATGA